A genome region from Pseudanabaena sp. Chao 1811 includes the following:
- a CDS encoding HEPN domain-containing protein, translated as MNNFDLPEIAHNICAIANYKLARTQINITHKWILTDEEDGRKNMTLSSVELINDIILYTIHSLKDESIYKRFRGYIENSESIQNMISYYGDYYGIQPENIIYRLMKAAFLKPEKYFDSTKLINESNRLIANINSGVDEITLIGRLHGVRLESELIEVESDISLIRLDQQAINERQPLINEFGIYPAILDYSDSNVEIKIKEHYPISLGYNIMNMNWQNDLIYKLDNVVKSIKLCRHGRFYIYPIRFYSTLTGEMSTIRPAPKYTTDKVVLSVADIDDLKRAFSIVKNISGDNVLERSFSRFLIGLDELISEEQIVDFVIAWESLLQTVDGKSNKAELAYRFSLNGAAILCEVDNNRKFTEAQTLMKEVYNIRSAIVHGGDSSSISKTLKKLGFDNLVNLNNELAKLYRNVIFWLSGIERQERPYHKSFGWELLLRK; from the coding sequence ATGAATAACTTTGACCTGCCAGAAATTGCACATAATATTTGTGCAATTGCAAATTATAAACTTGCTAGAACCCAAATAAATATTACTCATAAATGGATTCTAACTGATGAAGAGGACGGCAGAAAAAACATGACACTTTCATCCGTAGAATTAATTAATGACATTATTCTTTACACAATTCATTCTTTGAAAGATGAATCTATTTATAAAAGATTTAGGGGGTATATCGAGAACAGTGAAAGCATACAAAATATGATTTCATATTATGGTGATTACTATGGAATACAACCAGAAAATATCATATATAGATTAATGAAAGCTGCATTCTTAAAGCCAGAAAAATATTTTGATTCAACAAAACTTATAAATGAATCCAATCGACTAATAGCTAATATTAATAGTGGAGTTGATGAAATTACTCTTATTGGTCGTCTTCACGGGGTAAGACTTGAATCTGAGTTAATTGAAGTTGAATCAGATATTTCTTTGATACGTCTTGATCAACAGGCTATTAACGAACGACAACCTCTAATTAATGAATTTGGGATTTATCCTGCTATTCTAGATTACTCAGATTCTAATGTAGAAATAAAAATCAAAGAACATTATCCAATTAGTCTTGGATATAATATTATGAATATGAATTGGCAAAATGACTTGATTTATAAATTAGATAATGTGGTTAAATCTATCAAGTTATGTCGGCATGGTAGATTTTATATTTATCCTATAAGATTTTATAGCACTTTAACAGGTGAAATGTCTACTATTAGACCAGCTCCTAAATATACTACTGACAAAGTTGTTTTAAGCGTTGCTGATATCGATGATTTAAAAAGAGCATTTTCTATAGTTAAAAACATATCTGGTGATAATGTTTTAGAGCGTTCCTTTTCAAGATTTCTGATTGGACTCGATGAACTTATATCTGAAGAACAAATTGTTGATTTTGTAATTGCTTGGGAATCATTATTGCAAACCGTAGATGGAAAAAGCAACAAAGCTGAACTAGCATATAGGTTCTCTCTTAATGGCGCAGCCATATTGTGTGAAGTAGATAATAATCGTAAATTTACCGAAGCACAGACATTAATGAAGGAAGTTTATAACATTAGGTCAGCAATAGTACATGGTGGGGATTCTAGTTCTATTAGTAAAACTCTAAAAAAATTAGGTTTTGATAATCTTGTCAATCTTAATAATGAGCTTGCAAAATTATATCGAAATGTAATTTTTTGGCTGTCGGGAATTGAGCGACAAGAACGTCCCTATCATAAAAGTTTTGGCTGGGAGTTATTACTTAGAAAATAG